The following proteins are co-located in the Microvirga ossetica genome:
- a CDS encoding cold-shock protein, which produces MEQGTVKWYNETKGYGFIQPDNGGKDVFVHATALERAGMRGLREGQKISYELQTDQRTGRQSAVNLQNA; this is translated from the coding sequence ATGGAACAGGGAACCGTGAAGTGGTACAATGAAACCAAGGGTTATGGTTTCATCCAGCCCGACAACGGCGGCAAGGATGTGTTCGTTCATGCGACCGCGCTCGAGCGCGCCGGCATGCGCGGCTTGCGCGAAGGCCAGAAGATCTCGTACGAGCTTCAGACCGACCAGCGCACCGGTCGCCAGTCTGCAGTGAACCTGCAGAATGCCTAA
- the infA gene encoding translation initiation factor IF-1, translating into MAKEELITFEGLVTEILPDARYRVQLDNGHEVIAYTAGKMKKNRIKTLAGDRVTVEMSPYDLEKGRLIFRHKDSGASSGPRPPQRGNQQFRRR; encoded by the coding sequence ATGGCAAAGGAAGAACTGATCACCTTCGAAGGACTTGTGACCGAAATTCTCCCCGATGCGCGCTACCGCGTGCAGCTCGACAACGGGCACGAGGTCATCGCCTACACGGCCGGCAAGATGAAGAAGAACCGCATCAAGACCCTCGCCGGCGACCGCGTGACCGTCGAGATGTCTCCTTATGATCTCGAGAAGGGCCGTCTCATCTTCCGTCACAAGGATTCGGGTGCCTCTTCCGGTCCGCGCCCGCCGCAGCGCGGCAACCAGCAGTTCCGGCGCCGCTAA
- a CDS encoding sigma-70 family RNA polymerase sigma factor yields the protein MSIDLDLRNSMLKATPNLRAFAISLTNNVDRADDLVQETLMRAIANIDRFQPGTNMQAWLFTILRNLFHSEYRKRRREVEDADGKYAAALSVQPDQLPHLDFEDLQRALARLPHDQREALLLVGASGFSYEQAAEICGCAVGTIKSRVNRARNRLAELLHFTDLEEDLGPDRVTLSVMHAVA from the coding sequence ATGAGTATCGATCTGGATTTGCGCAATTCCATGCTGAAGGCGACGCCGAACCTGCGCGCCTTCGCCATCTCCCTCACGAACAACGTCGACCGGGCCGACGACCTCGTGCAGGAGACCCTGATGCGGGCGATCGCCAATATCGACCGCTTCCAGCCCGGCACCAACATGCAGGCCTGGCTCTTCACCATCCTGCGCAACCTGTTTCATTCCGAATACCGCAAGCGCCGCCGCGAGGTGGAGGATGCCGACGGCAAATACGCCGCCGCCCTCTCGGTCCAGCCGGACCAGCTGCCGCATCTCGATTTCGAGGATCTGCAGCGGGCGCTCGCCCGCCTGCCCCACGACCAGCGCGAGGCGCTGCTGCTGGTGGGCGCCTCGGGCTTCTCCTACGAGCAGGCGGCGGAGATCTGCGGCTGCGCGGTCGGCACCATCAAGAGCCGCGTCAACCGCGCCCGCAACCGGCTCGCCGAGCTCCTGCACTTCACCGATCTGGAGGAGGATCTCGGCCCGGACCGCGTCACCCTCTCGGTGATGCACGCGGTCGCCTGA
- a CDS encoding NepR family anti-sigma factor produces MQKKNANIMPIDDPETVPGLHRSSSPALSRSVQAQLGQRLRQFYEALALGEQPVPERFIEIINRLDERKPEQQSS; encoded by the coding sequence ATGCAGAAGAAGAACGCCAACATCATGCCCATCGACGATCCCGAAACCGTTCCTGGCCTTCACCGTTCTTCCTCTCCCGCCCTGAGCCGGTCCGTGCAGGCCCAGCTCGGGCAAAGGCTGCGCCAGTTCTACGAGGCGCTGGCGCTGGGCGAGCAGCCGGTGCCGGAACGTTTCATCGAGATCATCAATCGCCTCGACGAGCGTAAGCCGGAGCAACAATCCTCATGA